Genomic window (Leptospira bouyouniensis):
CTTTTCCTGTGCCTGACAGATCATACGGTTTTTGACCTAATAGATTTGTGAAAAACGAAAGATTTCTCTCTCTGATGTTCCCAACTTTTTGTAAATCTGATACACGGATGAGTGAATTTAAGAGTTGGTCACTATCCAACCTTTGGGGAGGAAAATACTGAATGGTATTTTGATTTGCCGATTGTGAAGTAACAGATCTTCCATATGCATTGGATGTGACAATGTACAAAATGAGTTCTTTCAGTTTCAATTTGTTTGCTAAAAAATAAGAATCCAGATGGTTAAGGATTTCTTCTCCTTGCACCACAGTATCTTCATTCCAATCATCAAGTGGTGTGAAAAAACTCCAACCCATGAGTTCTGTCCAAACTCGGTTAATGATGACCTTACGGAACCGATCGTTAGATTTGTCAGTGAGCCAACTTGCAAAAACTTTTCTACGATCTTCACCTGGTTTTAGTTTGGCTTCCTTACCATCCAAAAACTTAGGGCGTACTAAATCTCCACCTGGAGCATCATCGGTATGTGGAAAACGAATTCCGAGTTTCGGTTCATAATATAATGTGGCAAATTCCAATTCATGTTTTTTTTGATAGTCTTTTCTTTGTTCGTCGGTCCACTTGTTCCAAAATTCTCTATTCCATTCATTATTTTTATCTTGTAAGTTTTTTTGGTCCTCCATAGGCAAATGGACTTCTAATTCTCTTGGCACATAACTCAATGTTTTTCCATATCGATTTGGCTCCCAACTTCCATCTCGAAAGTATTGTTGGCTAAAAAAGGCAGCAAGTGCATAATAATCCCTTCGCGTAAAATCAGAAATATATGGATGGTCATGGCACCTAGCACAAGCTACACGCTTAGCATAAAACAATCTACCCACATACTCAGCTGTTTGTAAGGGATCGGCACCATCTCGGATATAAAACATAGTTTGAGGTGATTCTTTCACTGATCCTGTCGAGGTGATCATCTCTGTCACCATAACATCATAAGGTTTGTTTGCATGAAGGGAATCGGCAAGGTATTGAAAAAAACTTCCCGTAGGAATCTTACGACCCTTTGATTTGTCTCGTAACATGGCTCCGAATTTTGTTCCCCAATACTCAGCGAACTCAGGTTGTTTCAAAAAACTAACCGCAAAGGATTCTAATGTTTCTTCATTCGAATTTTCTAATTCTTTCCATTCACTTACACTCGGAATCATTCCTCGTAGATGAAGAGACAATCTTCGGTAAATCGTTTTTCTATCCGCCTTTTCTGTATTAGGTGATAATTTGTGATACAATTGGTCTAAGGGATGAACCGCATTCTGTTTTGAACGAGAAGAAACATAACTTAAAGATCCAATTAAGATTAATACCGACAGGATTCGAAAGCTGTGACTTCGAATCGAATTTAAAACCATTCTCATATGCCAAAGATTCTAAGTTGGATTTCGTGAATTGAAAATATTTTTCTTGCAAAAGTCAATTTTTTGCGGATAAACCTTGGTTGCGATGGCAGAAGAAAAAATCTATGAAATGCTTTGGGACTGCGAATTCTGTGGTTCCAAAAAATTACTCGGAAAAACCCATAGGCACTGTCCTAATTGTGGAGCCACACAAGACCCAAACCGAAGGTACTTTCCCAAAGATGAAGACAAAGTGGCCGTCCAAGACCATATCTATTATGGTGCCGATAAAACCTGTCCGTTTTGCCAAACAGCCAATGGTGCTAAGGCAACTTTTTGTGGGAATTGTGGTGGGTCTTTAGATGGTGCCCAGTCAGTCAAACTACGTTCAGAACATGATGGTGTGACAGAAGATTCTGTCCAAAAAGCAAAAGAAGACCTCGCCTTCCAAAATTCTGAATTTATAAAACCCCATCCAAAAACCCCGAAATGGGTTCTCTGGTTACTTGGTTCCATTTTATTTGGAGGGATTGGTTTTGTTTGTTTGGGAGTATTATGGACTGAAAAAGTAGAACTCCAAGTCACTCACCACGAATGGACTCGCACCATTGCCATTGACCAATTTAAACCCGTTTCAGAATCCGATTGGTGTGATTCAATGCCAATGGGTGCTTATGGTGTTTCCAGAAGTAGACAAATTCGTAGTTATGACAGTATCCCTGATGGCCAAGATTGCCGTACAGTTCGTTCGGATCGAGGAGATGGAACTTTTTCGGAAAGTGAAAGTTGTACGACCAAATACCGCAAAGAACCAGTCTATGATGACCACTGTAGTTATCGCATTGATAAATGGGCCTTTGATCGAAATGCAGTTGCAAAAGGATTTGGAACGACACAAGAACCTTATTGGCCAACCCCACAAATCCGAGAATGTGCTAGTACGGCAATTGGATGTGAAAGGCTTGGACCCAAAGAAGAAAAGTATTTGGTTCACTTCACTGAATCCAGTGGTGAAACCAAAGGTGAAAAACATGATTGTGAGTTTGATATGGCAAAGTGGAAATCCATTTTACCAAAAGCAGAATACCAATCAGAAAAGAGTGTCATTTTCAATTATATCACTTGTGACAGCATACAAATGTTAGATGGAAATGGAGGAGAGGAATAAAATGGATCAAACTTGGTTAAAAACCACATTAGAACGCTTTAAGAATGAACAAGATCCCGTTCGTAAATTTTTAAAAGAAACAAAATTATTTGAAGAGGCTCTTGCCAACCAAGAGTTTGAGAAAACTGATTTACTCATCAGAAAGGAACTCGGTGGAATCTTAACCTCATTCAAAGAAAGTTTTCGCAAACTCGAAGAGGGTTTTGTCCAAAAAGCACAAATTCAAAATATCGGGAAAACCAATTCGGCAACGACTCTCCTTGACCGGATCATTTTGAAAGTGACATCAGCAGGGTATGGACTCAATGGACTTGGAACGGGAGTCAATGCAACTTCAGTAGAAATAGAAAAGGTTCTGAATCATGATTTTTCAATGTTGGAAAAAGTAGGAACATTACAAAAAGAAATTTTGGAAACGTTACCCACATCATTTGCTACCAATCCTGAAGCTGCGATTGAAGCAGTGAACAAACTGCTTCTTGATTTTGAAACACAATTTGAAGCACGAAACTCAATCTTTTTAAAAACGTAAATTAAGGAAAATACAATGGCACTAATAGACAGAATTAAATTTGAAGGAAACCCAAGTGAAATCGTTTGGAAATACCCATCCGATGAAATCAGCACTGCTGGACAATTGGTAGTTGATGAAAATCTTGAAGCGATCTTTTTCAAAGAAGGAAAAGCTTTAGATACATTTGGTCCGGGAACCCATACCTTAAAAACGGGAAACATTCCGATCTTAGAGGCCCTCGTCAATCTTCCATTTGGTGGAAAAACTCCATTTACGGCTGAAGTGTATTATGTAAACAAATCCATAATGGCTTTGAAGTGGGGAACCACTACCCCTATCCCTCTCGAAGACCCTAAGTACAAAATTGTTCTCAATATACGGGCGTTTGGTGATTATAAATTCAGAATCAAAGATTCTCGGTCTTTTTTACTGAACGTTGTCAAAGGGGGAAATCGAACCACAAACGAAGCGATTGATGAATTTTTAAAACCAAATATCGTACGTGGGATTGGTGATTTTATTTCAGAAGTCATTTTGAACAATAACACTTCAGTGGTTGAGATCAACAAATACCGAGATGAAAGTTCCACTGCTGGCCGAGTTAAATTAGCGCCTGAGTTTGAAAAGTATGGTATCGACCTAACTGAATTTAACGTTTCTTCCGTTAACTTTGACCAAAACGATCCAAACTACCAACGAATCCAAAAAATCATCACTGATAAATTCGAAATCGATATGTTAGGTGATAAATACCAACAGAAAAAAATGTTCGATATAGGCCAGGCTGCTGCAGAAAACGAAGGCCAAGGTGGTGGTGCCATGGGTGCTGGAATGGGTATGGGTATGGGGATGAATATGGGCCAAATGATGGGGAATATGATGAACCAAGGTGGTGGGCAAAACCAAGCAGGCGGAGCTGCTCCTGCTGCCAATGACCCAGCTGCAAGGATTGCCAAATTGAAAGGCCTACTTGACCAAGGTCTTATCAGTGCCGAAGAATTTGACGCAAAGAAAAAAGAGATCTTATCATCACTTTAGACTGATGAAATTCTTCTAACTTCAGTTTCCAATCCTATCGAACTTTCCACATGAGATTCGTTAGATGGGATTGGAAAATCAGCTCTTGATTTTTTTTAAATCCTTATCACAATACATCTTCGATTTCAAAATCCAATTCTAAAGTAACTAGGAAAGCCGAATTTATGAAAACAACTGTTTGATCTCGGCCAAGTTTGCTTCTGCTTCTCTTTCTCCTTTATCGATGATTTCTTGGTACCTTGCAAAATCAAATAACTGAAATTCTTCCAAATGGAAATGGACAAACAAGTCCATCTTAGGACGTTTGAGGCGAGTGATTTCCCTTCCTTCTAATGTGATTGTCCTTGTCATGATTTGTAAGATGGGTGGGTATTTGAGAGTGTCCCAAATATAACGAAAAAATCCCTTTTCAGTTGTGTTACGGTCTTCAAAGAGTTTTACAGGAACAATTTCTTGTAAAGGAGAAACATTGATTCCCAACACAACATCAGCACCTTTCGAACGAATGAGGTTCTCAGGTACATTATTGATCATTCCCCCATCCACTAACAATTTTTCACCGAGTCGGTAAGGAGGAAAGGCACCTGGTAAACTCATGGCACTAGTGAGTGCTTCTGTAATTGGACCTTGGTCAAATATATGTTCTTTTCCAGTTTGTAAATCGACAGCAGATGTTGCAAATGGAAGTGGAAGTTCTTCAATCCTTTGGTCACCAAAACCTTTTTTTAACATCCGTTTCATTCGTTTGCCTTTAAAAAAAGCAACAACAGGTAATGTGGGATCAAAAGCGCTCTCAAGTCCACCGAAGAAGTTTTTCACCATCTCTTCGATTTCTTCAGGGCTATTTTTTCTCGCATACAAAGCAGCAATTACAGCTCCCATCGATGCACCTGATACAAAATCAAAATGGATCCCTTCGCGGTGTAACACTTTAAGTAGACCAACATGGGCAAGTGCTCTTGCACCACCTCCACCTAACGCAAGGCCTCTGGTCTTAGAAACCAAATAACGAGCAAGTGTATCTTTTTGGTAAAACGTTTTAAGACTTTGGTCTTGTGGGAGGTAACTTTTTCTCACTCCACTTTCCATCAATCGTATAGCGCGGCCTTCAAAGTTACGAATTCTACTTTTCCAAAAATGGATGATTTCTTCTTTCTCCTTGTAAAATTTTTCAGGATCATCTTCCCAAAAAACTAAAAAGTCAGATTGGACAACTAAGTAGTGTAAGTCGACCCTTGAAGTTGATTCATCAAAATAAATATGAAGTAATGGAGTTTTATTTCGAAGATTGGTTAGGTATTCTGAAATTTGTGTAGGATCCATTCCTTTGAATGTCGAAATAGGAATGGCTGCGGATAATTTTTTCGTTACTTCCCCATATTCATCTAAGAAAGATTTTACCTTTTCTCCAAAATGATATTCTGGTTCCAAAGGAATATGGACACATAACCGTCGCAATCCTGTAAATTTATCTTTATGATTGGAACGATCTAAATTTTCTCGCATCCTTGTTCCCATCATTTGGATGATGTTTTGAGCAAAGATTTTCTCTTGAGATGCTAATTGTAAAAACAACTTTCCATTTAACACATATACCAGTGTATCAATCACTGCAATGGCAGAAGTGGAATGATTGGAGCTTGAGATGAGTGAGTTTTCGGCGAGGACTTGGCCTGACCCCACATAAACATGAGATTGGCCACCAACATTTTCCAAAAGAATTTCGCCATATCTAACAATGTAGATAGATTCAGAAGACTCTCCTTTGTAATAGAGAGCCTCATGACTACGGATTAATTTTTCTTGGACATTGTTTGCAAGCCTAGTGAGAACAGATGGGGAAAGTTTTTTGAAAAGCTCCACAGACTTTAAAAATTTCTGTATCGCCTGTCGTTCTAATTCTGTTCGTTTCATTCTTCCCTCACTTTATTAAATTCGTATGTTCACCCACTCCTTCCTACGAAATTTTCCAACAAAAAGCACTGCCATTGATAAAATCCAAATAAAAAACGCAGACCAGATCCCAATGGTTCCCCATTTTAGTACTATCCCGAAGAGATAAGCAAGAGGTAACATAATGAGAAACGAAACAATCAAATATACATACATGACGTAGTACATCATACCAGCACTACGAAGTGCTGATCCAACTACCATATGGTAGGCATCTCCCACTTGGATGAGTGCCACGATACAAAGTGCAGGATATGCTTCCTTCATTACGGAAGGAACATCAGTAAACAGACTGATGAGCCATGGTCCAAAGAGGATAAAAAAGAGTCCCATACTTCCCATGACTATCGCAGAGAACGTTGCTGATCTCATAGTGCCTTCGTATGCCAAACGAATTTTCCCTTGGCCCATTGCTTGTCCGAGGATCGTAGTGGCAGCAATACCAAATGAAAAACCTGGCATAAATGATAAACTAAGACATGTTAGCACAACACTTGCTGAAGCTAAAGTGGTGGTGCTGATCATACCAGCAATTTTATAAAACCCAGAGAATGCGAAGTTCACAAGAGTTCCTTCGAGTGCGGGAGCAAATCCTACAACACAAAGTTCTTTGATGATTTCCAAACTTGGAGAAAATATTTCGTATCGAAAGAATTTGATCACATCCTTTCTAAAAAAATAAAACAAAACAACTAAGAGTGCCGGTATTGAACTCAAGCTGGATGCAATGGCTGCTCCTTTGACACCCATCGCAGGGAAACCCCAATTTCCAAAAATTAATAACCAATTAAAAAAGATATTTGTGACTGCTGCAACAATGGATGAAATCATTCCTACTTGAACAATCCCAATTCCATCGAAAAATCCACGTAAGGCGAATCCAACAAAAAACAACACCGTACCCACAAATCGGTAGGATAAATAAACTCCGGCAACTTCGATCACTTCTGGATCGTCTCCAATCCAAGCCATAAGACTTGGAGCATAGAGATAACCGAAATAGGATAATAAGGATCCGAGTACGAAAGACAAATAAATCGAATTCACTAAAGTGATCCCGACCCCTCTTTCATTTTTCTCGCCAAATCGTCGTGCTACGATGATTTGGACTGCCATCGATCCACCCATAAGGAATGCAAAAATGGAAAAGTACACCATTCCGCCGAAACCTACGGCGGCAAGAGGGACTTCCCCTAACTTACCTACCATAGCAGTATCCGCTACCATAATGGCTGTATAACTGATCATACCAAAAAAAACTGGGATTGCTAATCCTAGAATTTTCTGATTGAGTCGAGTTGGCTTCAAGATGCGTCTAATTTTGTGAAGCATAGTTTTGTCATTTTTATATGTATATCGATCTACACAACCACCTTTATGGATGTTTACCCCCTGAAACTTTGTTTCGCATTGGAAAAAAAAATCCAAACCCTAGATGGCACCTATATCTCGAATCGTACGAAGCAGCTTACGGCAAAAAAATTCGACCTTCCACTTTTTTTGATGATTATGCAGACATCAAAGAATTCTCTAAGTTATACCACTTCAGAGAAAAGGCACCATTTCTCCATTTCCAAGCAAAGTTCAATCTCATTATCGCCTTAGTCAAGTTTGATGAACCTGAAATCATAGAAGTTTCTCATGATGTAGTATTTTCCAATAGTTTGATGGACATCAGTTATGCTGAATACCGATTGATGTTTGGAAAAGAAGAACCAAAAGAAAGTTTTTATACAAAACTAATGGCCTCTTTGGAAGGACTCAAAAAAGGAGAAGAATCTGCCAAAAAAGCTGGTAAACCCATCCAAGCAAAACTTGTGATGTCTTTACATAGAGATATCAATTTTGAAAGGCATTATGATTGGATGAAAAACTGGATGGAAAAAGAATCTCTCATCCGGGAAGGTCTGGTTGGAATTGATTTTTGCCATATCGAAGAAGGTTTTCCACCAAAAGACAAACAATCTTTTTTCCAATCGGTTCACAAAGACAACAAAGCAGAACCGAATACCGCACTTTCCATTTTATATCATGTAGGGGAAAGTTTTCGAGATAAAACTCCCTTCTCCGCAGTTCGTTGGGTCTTAGAATCAGCAGAATATGGTGCACATCGACTTGGTCATGCCCTTGCACTTGGTATTGATTCGGATTATTTTTTAGGAGAGGAACGTACTGAAATTGTATCGGAAGCCAAAGACCAAGTGGAACACGAATTGATGTATTACGATGAAATCACCACCTATGGTCCGTTTTATGCTAAAGAGGAATTGGAACTTAAGCGGAAAGAGTATAAAACAAAACCAAAGAATGAAATTTTAACAATTCCATTTGATGAAACCCAGTCACAATATTTACATACATTTCAAAACTATGCGATGTCAAAATTGGCAAAAACAAATGTAGTAATTGAATGTTGTCCATCATCCAATTTATACATTGGTATGTTAGAATCACATATTGATCATCCCATCAGCCGGTTCCTACAAAATGATTTAAAACTCACAATTGGTTCCGATGATCCAGGACTTTTTGGTACCACGATGGCAGAAGAGTACCAACATGCCCATAAGGCAGGTGTTTCCGACAAGGACTTAGAATTCATACGTTCTGTCTCATTGGATTACAGATCCACTAAACTTTCAGGTCGCGAATTGGATTGACCCTAATAGGGATTAGGTAAACTAGAATGTATGCGGGTATTTTCCCAGATTTTTGTGCCAATGATTGTCTTTACTTTGGTGTTCGGTCCCATTTATGGACAAACCAAAGAAGGATTTTATGACACAAACAATTATGATTTAAGAAACATTCCCAATTCTGATCCTGAGTCAAATGTGATGAAGGATGTTACCCTGCCTCCCAAATTTGAAACACCTGTTTTAGCGACACCAAGAAACGCAAAAACACAATATAGCGGAATTGATTCCATCCCTGGAGCAGGATCCATGCTCAATTCTCGAACCCAAAGCAATTCAAGCCAAAACGCATCGAATCCATATAGTCTGACTGGTGCTCAAAATTCACCAATCAATCCACTTACTGGAGAAATCAACGAACAAGCACTCCAAAACCAACTTCAAAAAAGCAGAACCAAACAAGAGTTAAAGAAAAAACAAAAAGAAGAATTTGATGAAGATGCTATTTATGAAGAAACAAAATTCAGAAGAGGGTATATCATCTTCTTTTTGACTTTACCGTTTGCACTTGGTGCTTCAGCGATTGTTGCAGGAGCATTTGCGGTAGAAAAAACAATTGTAGGTAGTATTATCATCATCGGTGGATCTACAGGGTTATCAGGAACCAACGTTTATTTGGACCAACAAAGACTTGAAGAACACCGCGAAAAGAAAAAACAAATAGCAGACGTTAAACCTTGAAGTCCAAACGATTTTTCGTTTTTTTAATACATACTTTCGAATACTTAAGAAACAAACGCTTTGAAATCCGTAAATTATATATGGAACACCTGCGACCCATTGGAAGGCTGTTTTATATTGTTTTTGGATTTATTTCTGTTGCCATTTTAATTTTAGATTTTGGCTTTTTTTATCCAGATGAATGGAAAGAATATGTAACACTTTCTATCAGAACTTTAGTTAGTTTTTTTATCGCTTATGAAACATTCCATATAATTTTTACAAATAAAAACTGGAAAGAATATCTAAACTTACATAAGATTGAATTGATCATACTTTTGATGTTAGGCCTTGAGGTGATCTATGAAAAAAATATCATCTCCGTATTAAAATCATACCATATCTCTGGTGATGACACGACACTCATCTTTTTATCAGCCAATCAGTTTTTATTTTTATTTTCAAACTTAGCTCACTTCTTCCGTTTATCGAAAAAAAGAGAGTCCAAAAAACTAAATCCATCAGTCGTTTTTGTAGGTTCCTTTGCTTTTATCATTTTTATGGGCGTATGTTTTTTACATTTTCCTAAATCAAGCAACGGTCATGTCAAAACAATTGATATTATTTTCACTACCATCAGTGCCACTTGTGTGACCGGGCTTTCGACCTTAGATATCAGTAGCCAATTCACTCTGACTGGTCAACTTGTGATTTTACTCCTCATTCAAGTGGGTGGACTAGGGCTCATGACTCTCACGAGTTTTTTTTCCATCTTTCTTACAGGAAAAGGATCGGTAAGTGATACACTGATGGTCAAAGACCTTTTGTCTGAAGAAACCATGGGGCGTGCTAAAGAAATTTTAAAACAGATCACATTGCAAACGTTAACGATTGAACTTGTAGGTGCAATTTTACTTTTTTACCAATTCCCAACCGATTTTCCACTACCGTTACCTGAAAAAATATACTATTCAATCTTTCATTCCATCTCTGCGTTTTGTAATGCTGGTTTCAGTTTGTTACCGAATGGATTGGCGACTGATGCATTTAGAGAGTCTGAAGGTTTTTTATCCATTATCATGTTACTCATCGTATTTGGTGGACTCGGTTTTCCTGTGATTTATCAGATTCGTTCCAAAATTCTCAGACCATTTGATTATCAATTTCGTTGGTCAATCACTTCAAAATTAGTGTTTTTTATGACCACTTTTTTGCTGTTATTCGGTAGTTTGAGTTACTTCTTTTTAGAAAATCATTTAAGCTTAAAAGATTTGCCAATCGAGAAAAAAATCTTCCATTCTCTTTTTTATTCGGTTACGACAAGAACTGCGGGATTCAACACTTTTGATTTAACTTTGATGGGATACCCGATGACCTTTATTTCTTTTTTTCTGATGTGGGTTGGTGCCTCTCCTATCTCAACAGGTGGTGGAATCAAAACAACAACACTTGCGATCTCCTTTTTAAATATCAGTAACCAAATCCGAGGAAAAGAAAAAATGGAAATTGGTCACCGAACCATTGCTCATTCAACGATTTCAAGAGCGAGTGCGACGATTGTATTATCTTTGTTTGTCATTTTCATATCTATCTTTTGCCTTTTGCTCACCGAAAAAGCGCCGTTTATTGATTTATGTTTTGAAGTCGTTTCTGCATTTGGAACAGTTGGGTTAACTAGAGGACTCACTCCTAATCTATCTGATTTCGGTAAAATATTAATTTGTATTGTGATGTTTGTTGGAAGAGTGGGGATACTTACCCTACTCATTGCGCTTTCTAAAAAAGTAGAACATATCACTTACGAATATCCAAAAGAATATGTAGTTGTAGGTTAATCAGTATGCAAAGAAAAAAAATTGCGGTCATTGGCATTGGAAGTTTCGGAAAACTATTTGTACGTTATCTTTTTGAAGATGGACATGAAGTGATTGCAATTGACAAAGATCCAGTGATCATTGATTCCATCAAAGACTATGTAACCGTAGCAGTGGCACTCGATGCGACCGATGAACATGCATTACGTTCACAAGGGATTGGTGACGTGGATTATGCAGTACTAGCACTCGCCGATGATTTTGAAACATCGATTATTTGTGCGGATAGTTTAAAAAAATCTGGTGTGAAACAAATTTATGCAAGATACCAAACAGAACTGCAAAAAAAAGTATTGGAATTACTTGGTATCCGAGACCTATTCAATCCAGAAGAAAGAGCGGCAAGGAGTATGGCAGAAACATTCTCATTTGTTGGGATGCGTTCAAGTTTTCTTTTATCAGATGAATACAGCGTGGTAGAAGTCACGGTACCAAAACGTTACATCAACAAAACCATTGCAGAAGCTGACTTACGCCATAAATACAATATCAATGTTATCACCATCAAACGTCCTTTAACCAATAATGAACTGAAACGTGCTTCCGATTCTAAAACAGAAAAAATCCTAGGTATACCACATGGAAACACTATTCTTAAAGAAGACGATATAGTGGTTTTATTCGGATCTCAGGCTGATCTCACTAAATTTTTAGAAACATAAATCCATGGGTCCAGAAAGAATCATTTGTTTAACAGAAGAACCTACAGAAATGATATATCTGTTAGGTGAAGAAAAACGAAT
Coding sequences:
- a CDS encoding DUF1553 domain-containing protein, encoding MRMVLNSIRSHSFRILSVLILIGSLSYVSSRSKQNAVHPLDQLYHKLSPNTEKADRKTIYRRLSLHLRGMIPSVSEWKELENSNEETLESFAVSFLKQPEFAEYWGTKFGAMLRDKSKGRKIPTGSFFQYLADSLHANKPYDVMVTEMITSTGSVKESPQTMFYIRDGADPLQTAEYVGRLFYAKRVACARCHDHPYISDFTRRDYYALAAFFSQQYFRDGSWEPNRYGKTLSYVPRELEVHLPMEDQKNLQDKNNEWNREFWNKWTDEQRKDYQKKHELEFATLYYEPKLGIRFPHTDDAPGGDLVRPKFLDGKEAKLKPGEDRRKVFASWLTDKSNDRFRKVIINRVWTELMGWSFFTPLDDWNEDTVVQGEEILNHLDSYFLANKLKLKELILYIVTSNAYGRSVTSQSANQNTIQYFPPQRLDSDQLLNSLIRVSDLQKVGNIRERNLSFFTNLLGQKPYDLSGTGKVRIPLDNLKEFTNAVEVERPAPYHSLLAVFGSGQRVDISDDISELTIEQMLTLMNGRVVGKLVWDFGSNQSLVKAEFDEKKSMNQVVQNLYFRLLGRLPTKGEWEKIKSYQVKPDNVFDKELLQDIFWALLNSQEFQHVN
- a CDS encoding zinc ribbon domain-containing protein: MVAMAEEKIYEMLWDCEFCGSKKLLGKTHRHCPNCGATQDPNRRYFPKDEDKVAVQDHIYYGADKTCPFCQTANGAKATFCGNCGGSLDGAQSVKLRSEHDGVTEDSVQKAKEDLAFQNSEFIKPHPKTPKWVLWLLGSILFGGIGFVCLGVLWTEKVELQVTHHEWTRTIAIDQFKPVSESDWCDSMPMGAYGVSRSRQIRSYDSIPDGQDCRTVRSDRGDGTFSESESCTTKYRKEPVYDDHCSYRIDKWAFDRNAVAKGFGTTQEPYWPTPQIRECASTAIGCERLGPKEEKYLVHFTESSGETKGEKHDCEFDMAKWKSILPKAEYQSEKSVIFNYITCDSIQMLDGNGGEE
- a CDS encoding LIMLP_15305 family protein; this translates as MDQTWLKTTLERFKNEQDPVRKFLKETKLFEEALANQEFEKTDLLIRKELGGILTSFKESFRKLEEGFVQKAQIQNIGKTNSATTLLDRIILKVTSAGYGLNGLGTGVNATSVEIEKVLNHDFSMLEKVGTLQKEILETLPTSFATNPEAAIEAVNKLLLDFETQFEARNSIFLKT
- a CDS encoding SPFH domain-containing protein, coding for MALIDRIKFEGNPSEIVWKYPSDEISTAGQLVVDENLEAIFFKEGKALDTFGPGTHTLKTGNIPILEALVNLPFGGKTPFTAEVYYVNKSIMALKWGTTTPIPLEDPKYKIVLNIRAFGDYKFRIKDSRSFLLNVVKGGNRTTNEAIDEFLKPNIVRGIGDFISEVILNNNTSVVEINKYRDESSTAGRVKLAPEFEKYGIDLTEFNVSSVNFDQNDPNYQRIQKIITDKFEIDMLGDKYQQKKMFDIGQAAAENEGQGGGAMGAGMGMGMGMNMGQMMGNMMNQGGGQNQAGGAAPAANDPAARIAKLKGLLDQGLISAEEFDAKKKEILSSL
- a CDS encoding patatin-like phospholipase family protein, whose protein sequence is MKRTELERQAIQKFLKSVELFKKLSPSVLTRLANNVQEKLIRSHEALYYKGESSESIYIVRYGEILLENVGGQSHVYVGSGQVLAENSLISSSNHSTSAIAVIDTLVYVLNGKLFLQLASQEKIFAQNIIQMMGTRMRENLDRSNHKDKFTGLRRLCVHIPLEPEYHFGEKVKSFLDEYGEVTKKLSAAIPISTFKGMDPTQISEYLTNLRNKTPLLHIYFDESTSRVDLHYLVVQSDFLVFWEDDPEKFYKEKEEIIHFWKSRIRNFEGRAIRLMESGVRKSYLPQDQSLKTFYQKDTLARYLVSKTRGLALGGGGARALAHVGLLKVLHREGIHFDFVSGASMGAVIAALYARKNSPEEIEEMVKNFFGGLESAFDPTLPVVAFFKGKRMKRMLKKGFGDQRIEELPLPFATSAVDLQTGKEHIFDQGPITEALTSAMSLPGAFPPYRLGEKLLVDGGMINNVPENLIRSKGADVVLGINVSPLQEIVPVKLFEDRNTTEKGFFRYIWDTLKYPPILQIMTRTITLEGREITRLKRPKMDLFVHFHLEEFQLFDFARYQEIIDKGEREAEANLAEIKQLFS
- a CDS encoding MATE family efflux transporter, with amino-acid sequence MKPTRLNQKILGLAIPVFFGMISYTAIMVADTAMVGKLGEVPLAAVGFGGMVYFSIFAFLMGGSMAVQIIVARRFGEKNERGVGITLVNSIYLSFVLGSLLSYFGYLYAPSLMAWIGDDPEVIEVAGVYLSYRFVGTVLFFVGFALRGFFDGIGIVQVGMISSIVAAVTNIFFNWLLIFGNWGFPAMGVKGAAIASSLSSIPALLVVLFYFFRKDVIKFFRYEIFSPSLEIIKELCVVGFAPALEGTLVNFAFSGFYKIAGMISTTTLASASVVLTCLSLSFMPGFSFGIAATTILGQAMGQGKIRLAYEGTMRSATFSAIVMGSMGLFFILFGPWLISLFTDVPSVMKEAYPALCIVALIQVGDAYHMVVGSALRSAGMMYYVMYVYLIVSFLIMLPLAYLFGIVLKWGTIGIWSAFFIWILSMAVLFVGKFRRKEWVNIRI
- a CDS encoding adenosine deaminase, whose product is MYIDLHNHLYGCLPPETLFRIGKKNPNPRWHLYLESYEAAYGKKIRPSTFFDDYADIKEFSKLYHFREKAPFLHFQAKFNLIIALVKFDEPEIIEVSHDVVFSNSLMDISYAEYRLMFGKEEPKESFYTKLMASLEGLKKGEESAKKAGKPIQAKLVMSLHRDINFERHYDWMKNWMEKESLIREGLVGIDFCHIEEGFPPKDKQSFFQSVHKDNKAEPNTALSILYHVGESFRDKTPFSAVRWVLESAEYGAHRLGHALALGIDSDYFLGEERTEIVSEAKDQVEHELMYYDEITTYGPFYAKEELELKRKEYKTKPKNEILTIPFDETQSQYLHTFQNYAMSKLAKTNVVIECCPSSNLYIGMLESHIDHPISRFLQNDLKLTIGSDDPGLFGTTMAEEYQHAHKAGVSDKDLEFIRSVSLDYRSTKLSGRELD
- a CDS encoding TrkH family potassium uptake protein, encoding MEHLRPIGRLFYIVFGFISVAILILDFGFFYPDEWKEYVTLSIRTLVSFFIAYETFHIIFTNKNWKEYLNLHKIELIILLMLGLEVIYEKNIISVLKSYHISGDDTTLIFLSANQFLFLFSNLAHFFRLSKKRESKKLNPSVVFVGSFAFIIFMGVCFLHFPKSSNGHVKTIDIIFTTISATCVTGLSTLDISSQFTLTGQLVILLLIQVGGLGLMTLTSFFSIFLTGKGSVSDTLMVKDLLSEETMGRAKEILKQITLQTLTIELVGAILLFYQFPTDFPLPLPEKIYYSIFHSISAFCNAGFSLLPNGLATDAFRESEGFLSIIMLLIVFGGLGFPVIYQIRSKILRPFDYQFRWSITSKLVFFMTTFLLLFGSLSYFFLENHLSLKDLPIEKKIFHSLFYSVTTRTAGFNTFDLTLMGYPMTFISFFLMWVGASPISTGGGIKTTTLAISFLNISNQIRGKEKMEIGHRTIAHSTISRASATIVLSLFVIFISIFCLLLTEKAPFIDLCFEVVSAFGTVGLTRGLTPNLSDFGKILICIVMFVGRVGILTLLIALSKKVEHITYEYPKEYVVVG